In the Arachis ipaensis cultivar K30076 chromosome B10, Araip1.1, whole genome shotgun sequence genome, one interval contains:
- the LOC107624005 gene encoding uncharacterized protein LOC107624005 isoform X2, with amino-acid sequence MDQLGDRIQCSIRNPQRRLFEDELVEGKIYTICNFSVAINDKKYKATNHASRIYFKRDTQLRLVDDPSFSENVFRFVPNEVILNHTNAQSHLIDVIGLLTAKGDIIEFTKNGKKSNYIVLELDDMGKGKIRCTLWEEFASKLVKHIQEQLTSEYILIVQFAKFNLFKGTMGISNITYNSNLYINADFQAVKDFRKSVIMSGVPPLNQLSQITTEPVYSIEEDLIDKSIYKSISELKECIENGSFVTIGTVVAIDPKNGWWYKSCKHCFHSLKEAENSYHCAKCDTYPTIHTPRYSINIKVVDDTDSAAFLLYDKEASKFLGISAFDLRLAQLTRVLYTICIYYRYSRCTVAPMRNTR; translated from the exons ATGGACCAGCTG GGAGATCGCATCCAATGTTCCATTAGGAATCCACAGCGGAGGCTGTTTGAGGATGAGTTGGTGGAGGGAAAAATATATACCATCTGCAACTTTTCAGTTGccattaatgataaaaaatacaaGGCCACTAATCATGCTAGCAGGATTTACTTTAAGAGGGATACTCAACTTCGACTGGTTGATGATCCATCCTTTTCTGAGAATGTCTTCCGATTTGTTCCCAACGAAGTCATACTCAACCACACCAACGCTCAGTCGCATCTTATAG ATGTCATTGGTCTTCTGACAGCCAAGGGTGACATAATTGAATTTACTAAAAATGGAAAGAAGAGCAACTACATCGTTCTGGAGCTTGACGACAT GGGAAAAGGAAAAATTCGCTGTACACTTTGGGAGGAGTTCGCAAGTAAGTTGGTCAAACATATTCAAGAGCAGCTGACGTCTGAGTATATCCTAATTGTACAATTCGCTAAGTTCAATCTATTTAAAG GTACAATGGGGATATCAAACATCACCTATAATTCAAATCTTTACATCAATGCGGACTTTCAGGCGGTAAAGGATTTTCGTAAAAG TGTCATCATGTCCGGTGTTCCACCTCTAAATCAACTCTCCCAAATAACGACTGAACCTGTATACTCCATTGAGGAAGATCTCATTGACAAGTCAATATATAAATCCATTTCTGAGCTCAAGGAATGCATTGAG AATGGGAGCTTTGTTACAATTGGAACTGTTGTTGCAATCGATCCTAAGAACGGTTGGTGGTACAAAAGTTGCAAACATTGTTTCCATTCTCTGAAGGAGGCTGAGAACTCATACCACTGCGCTAAATGCGACACGTATCCCACCATTCACACTCCACG GTATAGCATTAATATTAAGGTTGTTGATGACACTGATTCGGCTGCATTTCTGCTGTATGACAAAGAAGCTTCCAAATTTCTTGGGATCTCAGCTTTTGATCTCAGACTTGCACAACTGACCAGGGTATTGTATACTATATGCATATACTATAGATACTCTAGATGCAC GGTGGCACCAATGAGGAATACCCGATAG
- the LOC107624005 gene encoding uncharacterized protein LOC107624005 isoform X1, whose protein sequence is MDQLGDRIQCSIRNPQRRLFEDELVEGKIYTICNFSVAINDKKYKATNHASRIYFKRDTQLRLVDDPSFSENVFRFVPNEVILNHTNAQSHLIDVIGLLTAKGDIIEFTKNGKKSNYIVLELDDMGKGKIRCTLWEEFASKLVKHIQEQLTSEYILIVQFAKFNLFKGTMGISNITYNSNLYINADFQAVKDFRKSVIMSGVPPLNQLSQITTEPVYSIEEDLIDKSIYKSISELKECIENGSFVTIGTVVAIDPKNGWWYKSCKHCFHSLKEAENSYHCAKCDTYPTIHTPRYSINIKVVDDTDSAAFLLYDKEASKFLGISAFDLRLAQLTRGGTNEEYPIELNSFRGKNYLQSLREDGGS, encoded by the exons ATGGACCAGCTG GGAGATCGCATCCAATGTTCCATTAGGAATCCACAGCGGAGGCTGTTTGAGGATGAGTTGGTGGAGGGAAAAATATATACCATCTGCAACTTTTCAGTTGccattaatgataaaaaatacaaGGCCACTAATCATGCTAGCAGGATTTACTTTAAGAGGGATACTCAACTTCGACTGGTTGATGATCCATCCTTTTCTGAGAATGTCTTCCGATTTGTTCCCAACGAAGTCATACTCAACCACACCAACGCTCAGTCGCATCTTATAG ATGTCATTGGTCTTCTGACAGCCAAGGGTGACATAATTGAATTTACTAAAAATGGAAAGAAGAGCAACTACATCGTTCTGGAGCTTGACGACAT GGGAAAAGGAAAAATTCGCTGTACACTTTGGGAGGAGTTCGCAAGTAAGTTGGTCAAACATATTCAAGAGCAGCTGACGTCTGAGTATATCCTAATTGTACAATTCGCTAAGTTCAATCTATTTAAAG GTACAATGGGGATATCAAACATCACCTATAATTCAAATCTTTACATCAATGCGGACTTTCAGGCGGTAAAGGATTTTCGTAAAAG TGTCATCATGTCCGGTGTTCCACCTCTAAATCAACTCTCCCAAATAACGACTGAACCTGTATACTCCATTGAGGAAGATCTCATTGACAAGTCAATATATAAATCCATTTCTGAGCTCAAGGAATGCATTGAG AATGGGAGCTTTGTTACAATTGGAACTGTTGTTGCAATCGATCCTAAGAACGGTTGGTGGTACAAAAGTTGCAAACATTGTTTCCATTCTCTGAAGGAGGCTGAGAACTCATACCACTGCGCTAAATGCGACACGTATCCCACCATTCACACTCCACG GTATAGCATTAATATTAAGGTTGTTGATGACACTGATTCGGCTGCATTTCTGCTGTATGACAAAGAAGCTTCCAAATTTCTTGGGATCTCAGCTTTTGATCTCAGACTTGCACAACTGACCAGG GGTGGCACCAATGAGGAATACCCGATAGAGCTTAATTCTTTTAGGGGGAAAAATTATCTTCAAAGTCTCCGTGAAGATGGAGGATCTTAA
- the LOC110267430 gene encoding uncharacterized protein LOC110267430 encodes MRSKELCSPPLKLTVEVRPSVPIEEVINISDDICNESPVVDPVEFVTIPEILHQQDNSTPFNPNSADTINEHHILPQSVVDTLTCVDPTVYAGLEPYSGKVIFSPNKHVQQEQCDPIPQLLSFSGVPSSPSLTFPPTGTVSAPLEQTIHHSNTSPDVVTNHNIVSPNSRSPTPPPPHNSHVVLPSHFPLRLEYYSVVRMISKYQSTHYSMLLPSAFSSQAFPSRLDFVRVRELRNPPIVMKLRWWSLKSSEAFLTRGWRRFSIDHGLKCGSVVRFLVPTNDETTIFVSILRL; translated from the exons ATGCGCTCTAAAGAGCTGTGTTCCCCACCATTGAAACTCACTGTTGAGGTCAGGCCATCTGTTCCTATTGAGGAAGTAATCAACATATCTGATGACATATGTAATGAAAGTCCCGTCGTTGATCCAGTTGAATTTGTAACAATTCCTGAAATCCTGCATCAACAAGATAATTCTACTCCCTTTAATCCAAATTCGGCTGACACAATTAACGAGCATCATATTCTTCCACAATCTGTTGTCGACACATTGACTTGCGTTGATCCCACCGTTTATGCCGGTCTTGAACCTTATTCAGGTAAAGTCATTTTCTCCCCTAACAAGCATGTCCAACAGGAACAATGTGATCCAATACCACAGTTACTATCTTTTTCTGGTGTTCCTTCCTCGCCCAGTCTAACATTTCCACCAACTGGTACCGTATCTGCCCCGCTAGAGCAGACTATTCACCATTCAAACACTAGTCCTGATGTTGTTACCAATCATAATATAGTGTCTCCCAATAGCCGTAGCCCCACACCACCACCACCTCATAATAGCCACGTCGTCCTGCCATCGCACTTTCCTCTACGACTAGAGTATTATTCTGTGGTTAGGATGATATCCAAGTATCAGTCAACTCACTACTCTATG CTTCTTCCTTCTGCTTTTTCGTCGCAAGCATTTCCTTCGAGACTCGATTTTGTTCGTGTTAGGGAACTCCGCAACCCACCTATAGTAATGAAGCTTCGCTGGTGGAGTCTGAAGTCATCAGAAGCCTTCCTTACTAGGGGATGGAGAAGATTTTCCATTGACCATGGACTAAAGTGTGGAAGTGTTGTTAGATTTTTAGTGCCCACTAATGATGAAACCACCATCTTTGTCTCTATATTACGTCTGTGA